Proteins from a genomic interval of Pseudomonas paeninsulae:
- a CDS encoding DoxX family membrane protein codes for MKIWTLLFLRLSIGWLLVIWGADKVFNVAHGMAVANKFYFDFLSIESVLRVGGVLQMLVGLAVVLGFARRWVYPAQVLFNGASLFAVMQSVIDPWGWVFEGSNVLFYPSLIIFAGSLLLIAFRDQDRLALDAGFSGK; via the coding sequence ATGAAAATCTGGACTCTGTTGTTCCTTCGCCTGTCGATTGGCTGGCTATTGGTTATTTGGGGGGCCGACAAAGTATTCAACGTCGCGCACGGCATGGCGGTGGCCAACAAGTTCTACTTCGACTTCCTCAGTATCGAGAGTGTGCTGCGTGTCGGCGGCGTGCTGCAGATGCTGGTCGGTTTGGCCGTGGTGCTGGGTTTCGCGCGGCGCTGGGTCTATCCGGCGCAAGTGCTGTTTAACGGCGCCTCGCTGTTTGCCGTGATGCAGTCGGTGATCGATCCCTGGGGCTGGGTATTCGAAGGCAGCAACGTGCTGTTCTATCCCTCGCTGATCATCTTTGCCGGCAGCCTGTTGCTGATCGCCTTCCGCGACCAGGACCGACTGGCGTTGGATGCCGGTTTTTCAGGCAAATAA
- the adeC gene encoding AdeC/AdeK/OprM family multidrug efflux complex outer membrane factor, with protein MNTSLVCIAVATLLLSGCSLIPDYQQPPAPVASQWPQGQAYSPTESADIAAAEQGWRQFFRDPALQQLIESALVNNRDLRIAALNIEAYRAQYRIQRADLLPAVSADGSGSRQRLPADVGQTGRAGISSQYSATLGVSAYELDLFGRVRSLSQEALETYFSSEEARRSTQISLVASVANAYLTWQADQALLGLTQDTLKAFEQSHQLTVRSNAIGVASALDLSQSRTSVEGARVKLAQYQRLVAQDRNGLTLLLGSGLPAELPASQALDADLLSQVPAGLPSDLLQRRPDILEAEHLLKAANANIGAARAAFFPRISLTANAGSLSPDLSGLFSGGSGTWLFQPQISLPIFNAGSLRASLDYSKVQKDISVARYEKTIQTAFQEVADGLAARQTYHQQLQAQRDLVVANQDYYRLAERRYRVGIDSNLTFLDAQRSLFSAQQELIINRLAQLASEVNLYKALGGGWRERTGQAALVPAAPAEG; from the coding sequence ATGAACACGTCCTTAGTCTGCATCGCAGTCGCCACCCTGCTGCTCAGTGGCTGCTCGCTGATACCCGATTACCAGCAACCACCTGCACCGGTGGCCAGCCAGTGGCCACAAGGCCAGGCCTACTCGCCAACCGAGTCGGCCGACATCGCCGCCGCCGAACAAGGCTGGCGCCAGTTCTTCCGTGACCCGGCCTTGCAGCAGCTGATCGAAAGCGCCCTGGTGAATAACCGCGACTTGCGCATCGCCGCCTTGAATATCGAGGCCTACCGCGCGCAATACCGCATCCAGCGCGCGGACTTGCTGCCTGCGGTCAGCGCAGATGGCAGTGGCAGCCGGCAACGCCTGCCGGCGGACGTTGGGCAAACCGGCCGCGCCGGGATCAGCAGCCAGTATTCGGCGACCCTCGGCGTCAGTGCCTATGAGTTGGACCTGTTCGGCCGCGTGCGCAGCCTTAGCCAAGAGGCATTGGAAACCTATTTTTCCAGTGAGGAAGCGCGCCGTTCCACGCAAATCAGCCTGGTCGCCAGTGTCGCCAATGCCTACCTGACCTGGCAGGCCGATCAAGCCCTGCTGGGGCTGACGCAAGACACCCTCAAGGCCTTCGAGCAAAGCCACCAGTTGACCGTGCGCAGTAATGCGATCGGCGTGGCTTCGGCGCTCGACTTGAGCCAGTCGCGCACCTCGGTCGAAGGGGCCAGGGTCAAACTGGCGCAATACCAGCGCCTGGTCGCGCAAGACCGCAACGGCCTCACCTTGCTCCTGGGTAGCGGCCTGCCGGCGGAGCTGCCAGCCAGTCAAGCACTCGACGCCGACCTGCTCAGCCAGGTGCCGGCCGGGCTGCCGTCAGACCTGCTGCAACGCCGCCCGGACATTCTCGAAGCCGAGCACCTGCTCAAGGCCGCCAACGCCAATATCGGCGCGGCGCGTGCGGCATTCTTCCCGCGCATCAGCCTGACCGCCAATGCCGGCAGCCTCAGCCCCGACCTCTCCGGGTTATTCAGCGGCGGCTCGGGCACCTGGTTGTTCCAGCCGCAGATCAGCCTGCCGATCTTCAATGCGGGCAGCCTGCGCGCCAGCCTGGATTACTCGAAAGTCCAGAAAGACATCAGCGTGGCTCGCTACGAGAAGACCATCCAGACCGCCTTCCAGGAGGTTGCCGACGGCCTGGCGGCACGCCAGACCTACCATCAGCAACTGCAGGCCCAGCGCGATCTGGTCGTAGCCAATCAGGATTACTACCGCCTGGCTGAGCGCCGCTACCGCGTCGGCATCGACAGCAACCTGACCTTCCTCGATGCCCAGCGCTCGCTGTTCAGCGCGCAGCAGGAGTTGATCATCAATCGCCTGGCGCAACTGGCTAGCGAAGTGAACCTGTACAAGGCGCTCGGCGGTGGCTGGCGTGAACGCACCGGCCAGGCCGCGCTCGTGCCAGCGGCGCCAGCGGAGGGTTGA
- a CDS encoding TIGR04283 family arsenosugar biosynthesis glycosyltransferase, whose protein sequence is MPDKTPISVIIPCWRDEALLGPLLSRLHQLATRSRQVLQIIVVDAARSPSCNRICQQHGAQWLPATPCRGEQLRRGAEHARHSILWFLHADAQLLGNPLPDIQTAVASGAVGGAFAFRFAGPSCWQSRLLERLIDWRSRFGVPYGDQGVFVETSAYLACGQHRPWPLFEEVELIKQLRRLGRFVRIGQGVQVDPRRWQRDGWWRRSLHNRLLALAYAVGVPASRLARLYGQRNTSACTSNKP, encoded by the coding sequence ATGCCTGATAAAACACCGATCAGCGTGATCATCCCCTGCTGGCGCGATGAGGCGTTACTCGGTCCCCTGCTGTCCCGCCTGCATCAGCTGGCCACGCGTTCCAGGCAAGTGCTGCAGATCATAGTGGTCGATGCCGCACGTAGCCCAAGCTGTAACCGCATATGCCAGCAGCATGGTGCCCAGTGGTTGCCGGCCACACCCTGCCGAGGCGAACAGTTGCGCCGGGGAGCTGAACACGCGCGGCATTCGATCCTGTGGTTTTTGCACGCCGATGCTCAGCTGCTGGGCAATCCCCTGCCGGACATACAGACGGCGGTGGCCTCGGGTGCGGTCGGCGGCGCCTTCGCCTTCCGCTTTGCCGGACCCAGCTGCTGGCAAAGCCGCTTGCTGGAACGCCTCATCGATTGGCGCAGCCGCTTCGGCGTGCCCTATGGCGATCAAGGCGTGTTCGTCGAAACCAGCGCCTACCTTGCCTGCGGCCAACACCGTCCCTGGCCGCTGTTCGAGGAAGTGGAACTGATCAAGCAGCTGCGCCGACTGGGCCGCTTCGTGCGGATCGGCCAGGGTGTTCAGGTCGACCCAAGACGCTGGCAACGCGACGGCTGGTGGCGGCGCTCGCTGCATAACCGCCTGCTGGCACTCGCCTATGCGGTCGGCGTACCGGCTAGCCGCTTGGCGCGACTGTACGGCCAGCGCAACACATCCGCCTGCACGTCGAATAAACCCTAG
- the arsS gene encoding arsenosugar biosynthesis radical SAM (seleno)protein ArsS (Some members of this family are selenoproteins.), whose translation MLPTLPLLNALSFPAIHRAQLHALQINLTYLCNQRCLHCHVNAGPTRTEAMTDESLALLHQVIATHSVQTLDLTGGAPEMHPRFRELVIYARSEGLRVIDRCNLTILCEPGYADLAEFLAAQEVEVTASLPCYSRENVDKQRGDGVFDASIEGLQQLNRLGYGVEGSGLILNLVFNPQGANLPPPQAQLEAEFKEHLAEDFGIHFNHLLTITNQPIARFGSTLVSKGQFNGYMQLLRDSYRPENLDDLMCRSVVSVDWQGYLYDCDFNQMLELPMALPELIGRDRAHLRDLLQATNLHGNPIITRDHCYACTAGQGSSCAGALQNQ comes from the coding sequence ATGCTGCCCACCTTGCCCCTGCTTAATGCCCTGAGTTTTCCAGCGATTCACCGCGCGCAACTGCACGCTCTGCAGATCAACCTCACCTACCTGTGCAACCAGCGCTGCCTGCATTGCCATGTCAATGCCGGGCCGACCCGCACGGAGGCCATGACCGACGAGAGCCTGGCCTTGCTGCATCAGGTTATCGCCACTCATTCGGTGCAAACCCTCGACCTCACCGGCGGTGCCCCGGAGATGCATCCGCGCTTTCGCGAGCTGGTGATTTACGCCCGCAGCGAAGGGCTGCGGGTCATCGACCGCTGCAACCTGACGATTCTCTGCGAGCCGGGTTATGCAGACCTGGCCGAGTTTCTCGCTGCGCAGGAGGTGGAAGTCACCGCCTCGTTGCCCTGCTACTCGCGGGAGAACGTCGACAAGCAGCGTGGCGATGGCGTCTTCGATGCCAGCATCGAGGGTCTGCAGCAGCTCAATCGGTTGGGCTATGGCGTCGAGGGTAGCGGCCTGATTCTGAATCTGGTGTTCAACCCGCAAGGCGCCAATCTGCCGCCGCCCCAGGCGCAGCTCGAGGCCGAGTTCAAAGAGCATCTGGCTGAGGACTTCGGCATTCACTTCAACCATCTGCTGACCATCACCAACCAGCCGATCGCGCGGTTTGGCAGCACCCTGGTGAGCAAGGGGCAATTCAACGGTTACATGCAGTTGCTGCGCGACAGCTACCGGCCGGAGAACCTCGATGACTTGATGTGCCGCAGCGTGGTCAGTGTCGACTGGCAGGGCTATCTGTACGACTGCGACTTCAATCAGATGCTCGAGCTGCCGATGGCACTGCCCGAGTTGATCGGTCGTGACCGTGCGCATCTGCGCGATTTGCTGCAGGCCACCAACCTGCACGGCAATCCCATCATCACCCGCGATCACTGCTACGCCTGCACCGCCGGTCAGGGTTCCAGCTGTGCTGGCGCATTGCAAAATCAATAA
- a CDS encoding FAD-dependent oxidoreductase — protein MDTRKSALLAIILLLLTSFFVFDLSQYLSLASLKAQQVALNAQVLANPWLSGGLFFVLYVLVTALSLPGAALMTLVGGALFGLLGGTLLASFASTLGATLAMLSSRLLLRDWVQAKFSKRLAGINQGIEREGASYLFALRLVPVFPFFLINLAMGLTKLPARTFWWISQLGMLPGTLVFVNAGRELAQLDSLAGILSPGLIGAFVLLGLLPIISRKLLELVKARKVYAGWQKPTRFDRNLLVIGAGSGGLVSAYIAAAVKAKVTLIEKHKMGGDCLNTGCVPSKALLRSAKLANELKKAEQLGFKPIKAEVDFAAVMQRVQRVVADIEPHDSVERYTQLGVEVLQGEAKITSPWTVEVNGQSLSARSIVIATGARPLVPKIPGIELVAPLTSDNVWDLREQPKRLLVLGGGPIGCELAQAFQRLGSAVTQVEMTERLLIREDLEASEAVMASLRHDGVELRLQHKAVRFEVVDGQRQLICQNLIDNREVVLPFDQVLLALGRVANVKGFGAEELGLEVRSNGTLETNEFLATRFPNIFAVGDVTGPFQFTHTSAHQAWYAAVNGLFGGFKRFKVDYRVIPWATFTDPEVARVGINEQDAKDQGIAYEVSRFGIDELDRAIADEAAHGYVKVLTVPGKDRILGVTIVGEHAGELIAEYVAAMKHGYGLNKVLGTIHIYPTMAEANKYVAGEWKRAHAPASALRWLARFHQWRLGAAEGAGSTQQAANDKAG, from the coding sequence ATGGACACGCGTAAGTCGGCCTTGTTGGCCATCATCCTGTTGCTGTTGACCAGTTTCTTCGTCTTCGACCTGAGCCAGTACCTCAGCCTCGCCAGCCTCAAGGCGCAGCAAGTGGCCCTTAACGCCCAGGTGCTCGCCAACCCCTGGCTGTCAGGCGGCCTGTTCTTCGTGCTCTATGTGCTGGTCACCGCGCTGTCATTGCCGGGTGCGGCCTTGATGACGTTGGTCGGCGGCGCCTTGTTCGGCTTGTTGGGCGGCACCTTGCTGGCTTCTTTCGCCTCCACCCTGGGCGCCACGCTGGCCATGCTCAGCAGTCGCCTGTTGCTGCGTGACTGGGTGCAGGCCAAGTTCAGCAAGCGCCTGGCCGGGATCAATCAGGGCATCGAACGCGAGGGTGCCTCCTACCTGTTCGCCCTGCGCCTGGTGCCGGTGTTTCCATTCTTCCTGATCAACCTGGCCATGGGCCTGACCAAATTGCCGGCGCGGACTTTCTGGTGGATTAGCCAGTTGGGCATGCTGCCGGGCACCCTGGTCTTCGTGAACGCTGGCCGTGAGTTGGCTCAGCTCGATTCGCTGGCCGGCATCCTCTCGCCAGGATTGATCGGTGCCTTCGTGCTGCTCGGCCTGTTGCCGATTATCTCGCGCAAGCTGCTGGAGCTGGTCAAGGCGCGCAAGGTCTACGCCGGCTGGCAGAAGCCCACGCGTTTCGACCGCAACCTGCTGGTGATCGGCGCCGGCTCTGGTGGCCTGGTGTCGGCCTATATCGCCGCCGCGGTGAAGGCCAAGGTGACCCTGATCGAAAAGCACAAGATGGGCGGCGACTGCCTGAATACCGGCTGCGTACCGTCCAAGGCGCTGCTGCGTTCGGCCAAGCTGGCCAACGAATTGAAGAAGGCCGAGCAGCTCGGTTTCAAGCCGATCAAGGCCGAAGTGGATTTCGCCGCGGTGATGCAGCGGGTGCAGCGGGTGGTGGCGGATATCGAGCCGCATGACTCGGTCGAGCGTTATACCCAGCTGGGTGTCGAGGTGTTGCAGGGCGAGGCGAAGATCACCTCGCCCTGGACGGTCGAGGTCAATGGTCAGAGCCTGAGTGCGCGCTCCATCGTCATCGCCACCGGTGCGCGCCCGCTGGTGCCGAAGATTCCGGGCATCGAACTGGTGGCTCCGCTGACCTCGGACAACGTCTGGGATCTGCGCGAGCAGCCTAAACGCTTGCTGGTGCTGGGGGGCGGGCCGATCGGTTGCGAACTGGCCCAGGCGTTCCAGCGCCTCGGCAGTGCGGTGACTCAGGTGGAGATGACCGAGCGCCTGCTGATTCGTGAGGATCTCGAGGCCAGCGAAGCGGTGATGGCCAGCCTGCGCCATGATGGCGTCGAGCTGCGCTTGCAGCACAAGGCGGTGCGTTTCGAGGTGGTTGACGGCCAGCGGCAGTTGATCTGCCAGAACCTGATCGACAACCGCGAGGTCGTGTTGCCCTTCGATCAGGTGTTGCTGGCCCTGGGGCGGGTCGCCAACGTCAAGGGCTTCGGCGCCGAGGAACTCGGGCTGGAGGTGCGTAGCAACGGCACCCTGGAAACCAACGAGTTCCTCGCCACGCGCTTCCCCAATATTTTCGCGGTGGGCGATGTCACCGGGCCTTTTCAGTTCACCCACACCTCGGCGCATCAGGCCTGGTATGCGGCGGTGAACGGTTTGTTCGGCGGCTTCAAGCGCTTCAAGGTCGATTACCGGGTGATCCCCTGGGCGACATTCACCGACCCCGAGGTGGCCCGCGTCGGCATCAACGAACAGGATGCCAAGGACCAGGGTATCGCCTATGAAGTCAGCCGCTTCGGCATCGATGAACTGGACCGCGCGATTGCCGACGAGGCCGCCCATGGCTACGTCAAGGTGCTGACCGTGCCGGGCAAGGATCGCATCCTCGGGGTGACCATCGTCGGCGAGCATGCCGGCGAGCTGATCGCCGAATACGTCGCGGCCATGAAGCACGGTTACGGGTTGAACAAGGTCCTGGGCACCATCCACATCTACCCGACGATGGCCGAGGCGAACAAGTACGTGGCCGGCGAATGGAAGCGTGCCCATGCCCCGGCCAGCGCCTTGCGCTGGCTGGCCAGGTTCCATCAATGGCGCCTGGGCGCGGCTGAAGGCGCTGGTAGCACCCAGCAGGCAGCCAATGACAAGGCCGGGTGA
- a CDS encoding efflux RND transporter permease subunit — MSKFFIDRPIFAWVIALVIMLVGALSLLKLPINQYPSIAPPAIAIAVNYPGASAQTVQDTVVQVIEQQLNGIDNLRYVTSESNSDGSMAITATFNQGTNPDTAQVQVQNKLNLATPLLPQEVQQQGIRVTKAVKNFLMVIGLVSQDGSMTKDDLANYIVSNMQDPISRTAGVGDFQVFGAQYAMRIWLDPAKLNNFQLTPVDVKNAITAQNVQVSSGQLGGLPAVQGQQLNATIIGKTRLQSAEQFDAILLKVNPDGSQVRLGDVAEVTLGGENYGISAQFNGKPASGLAVKLATGANALETAKALRATIAELEPFFPQGVEVVFPYDTTPVVTESISGVVYTLLEAIALVFLVMYLFLQNFRATLITTMTVPVVLLGTFGVLAAFGFSINTLTMFGMVLAIGLLVDDAIVVVENVERVMAEEGLSPKEATRKSMGQIQGALIGIGLVLTAVLLPMAFFSGSTGVIYQQFSITIVSAMVLSVLVALIFTPALCATLLKPIGKGEHAPKRGFFGWFNRSFDRGVQRYERGVASMLRHKLPYLLAYLLIIVGMVVLFTRIPTAFLPEEDQGVLFAQVQTPAGSTAERTQVVVDEMRSHLLSEEADAVSSVFTVTGFNFAGRGQSSGMAFIMLKPWGERSAENSVFNLAQRAQQHFFSLRDAMVFAFVPPAVMELGNASGFDVFLQDRAGVGHDKLMAARNQFLGMAAQSKVLAGVRPNGLDDEPQYQLSIDDERARALGVTLTNINQTLSIALGGSYVNDFIDRGRVKKVYIQGQSSSRMSPEDLNKWYVRNDSGEMVPFSAFATGEWIYGAPKLTRFNGVAAVEILGTPAPGYSSGEAMAEVEALAQKLPAGIGFSWTGLSYEERLSGSQAPALYALSLLMVFLCLAALYESWSIPIAVMLVVPLGVIGALAATSLRGLSNDVYFQVGLLTTIGLAAKNAILIVEFAKELHEQGRSLTEAAIEACRMRLRPIIMTSLAFGLGVVPLAISSGAGSGSQHAIGTGVIGGMTTATILAIFWVPLFFVSVSSLFQRKTRTTLVEEAAQ, encoded by the coding sequence ATGTCGAAATTCTTTATCGATCGGCCGATTTTCGCCTGGGTAATTGCCCTGGTCATCATGCTGGTCGGAGCGCTGTCGCTGCTCAAGTTGCCCATCAACCAATACCCGAGCATCGCCCCGCCGGCCATCGCCATCGCCGTGAACTACCCTGGCGCGTCCGCGCAGACGGTGCAGGACACGGTGGTGCAAGTGATCGAGCAACAGCTCAATGGCATCGACAACTTGCGCTATGTCACCTCGGAAAGTAATTCCGACGGCAGCATGGCCATCACCGCCACCTTCAACCAGGGCACCAACCCGGACACAGCCCAGGTGCAGGTGCAGAACAAGCTCAATCTGGCCACCCCGCTACTGCCGCAAGAAGTTCAGCAGCAAGGCATCCGCGTGACCAAGGCGGTCAAGAACTTCCTGATGGTGATCGGCCTGGTCTCCCAGGACGGCAGCATGACCAAGGACGACCTGGCCAACTACATCGTCTCCAACATGCAGGACCCTATCTCGCGCACTGCCGGCGTCGGTGACTTCCAGGTGTTCGGCGCCCAGTACGCCATGCGCATCTGGCTCGACCCGGCCAAGCTGAACAACTTCCAGCTGACCCCGGTGGATGTGAAAAACGCCATCACCGCACAGAACGTCCAGGTATCCTCGGGCCAGCTCGGCGGCTTGCCGGCCGTGCAAGGCCAGCAATTGAACGCCACCATCATCGGCAAGACCCGCCTGCAGAGCGCCGAGCAATTCGACGCCATCCTGCTCAAAGTCAACCCGGATGGCTCGCAAGTGCGCCTCGGCGATGTGGCCGAGGTGACCTTGGGCGGCGAAAACTACGGTATCAGTGCCCAGTTCAACGGCAAGCCGGCGTCTGGCCTGGCCGTCAAGCTGGCGACCGGCGCCAACGCGCTGGAAACCGCCAAGGCCCTGCGCGCCACTATTGCCGAGCTGGAGCCGTTCTTCCCGCAAGGCGTGGAAGTGGTGTTCCCGTACGACACCACACCGGTGGTCACCGAGTCGATCTCCGGCGTGGTGTACACCCTGCTCGAAGCCATCGCCCTGGTGTTCCTGGTGATGTACCTGTTCTTGCAGAACTTCCGGGCCACGCTGATTACCACCATGACGGTACCGGTGGTACTGCTCGGCACCTTCGGCGTGCTCGCCGCCTTCGGTTTCAGCATCAACACCCTGACCATGTTCGGCATGGTGCTGGCGATCGGCCTGCTGGTGGACGATGCCATCGTCGTGGTGGAGAACGTCGAACGGGTCATGGCCGAAGAAGGCCTGTCGCCGAAAGAAGCCACGCGTAAATCCATGGGCCAGATTCAGGGCGCGCTAATCGGCATCGGCCTGGTCTTGACTGCCGTACTGCTGCCGATGGCGTTCTTCAGCGGCTCCACCGGGGTGATCTACCAGCAGTTCTCCATCACCATCGTCTCGGCCATGGTGCTGTCGGTGCTGGTCGCGCTGATTTTCACCCCGGCGCTGTGCGCGACCCTGCTCAAGCCGATTGGCAAAGGCGAGCATGCGCCCAAGCGCGGCTTCTTCGGCTGGTTCAACCGCAGCTTCGACCGCGGCGTACAACGCTACGAGCGAGGTGTCGCGAGCATGCTGCGGCACAAGCTGCCATACCTGCTGGCCTACCTGCTGATCATCGTCGGCATGGTCGTGCTGTTTACCCGCATCCCCACCGCCTTCCTCCCGGAAGAGGATCAAGGCGTGCTCTTCGCCCAGGTGCAAACGCCAGCGGGATCCACCGCAGAACGTACCCAGGTGGTGGTCGACGAGATGCGTAGCCACCTGCTCAGCGAAGAGGCGGATGCGGTCAGCTCGGTATTCACCGTTACCGGCTTCAACTTCGCCGGTCGTGGTCAGAGTTCGGGCATGGCCTTCATCATGCTCAAGCCCTGGGGCGAGCGCTCCGCGGAGAACAGCGTGTTCAATCTGGCGCAACGCGCGCAACAGCATTTCTTCAGTTTGCGCGACGCCATGGTGTTCGCCTTCGTACCACCGGCGGTCATGGAATTGGGCAACGCCAGCGGCTTCGACGTGTTCCTCCAGGATCGCGCCGGGGTCGGCCACGACAAACTGATGGCCGCGCGCAACCAGTTCCTTGGCATGGCCGCGCAAAGCAAAGTGCTGGCTGGCGTGCGACCGAACGGGCTGGACGATGAGCCGCAGTACCAACTGAGCATCGACGACGAACGTGCCCGCGCCCTCGGCGTGACCCTGACGAACATCAACCAGACCCTGTCGATTGCCTTGGGTGGCAGCTACGTCAACGACTTCATCGACCGCGGACGGGTGAAGAAGGTGTACATCCAGGGCCAGTCCAGCTCGCGCATGAGCCCGGAAGACCTGAACAAGTGGTACGTGCGCAACGACAGCGGCGAGATGGTGCCTTTCTCGGCCTTTGCCACTGGCGAATGGATTTATGGCGCGCCCAAACTGACTCGTTTCAACGGGGTCGCGGCCGTGGAAATTCTCGGTACACCCGCACCCGGTTACAGCTCCGGCGAGGCCATGGCGGAAGTCGAAGCGTTGGCGCAGAAACTACCGGCGGGCATCGGCTTTTCCTGGACCGGACTGTCCTACGAGGAGCGCCTGTCCGGTTCGCAAGCGCCGGCCCTTTATGCGCTCTCGCTGCTGATGGTGTTTCTCTGCCTGGCAGCCCTGTATGAAAGCTGGTCGATCCCGATTGCGGTGATGTTGGTGGTGCCCCTGGGCGTCATCGGCGCCCTCGCGGCCACCAGCCTGCGCGGGCTGTCGAACGACGTGTACTTCCAGGTCGGCTTGCTGACGACCATTGGCCTGGCGGCGAAGAACGCCATCCTGATCGTCGAGTTCGCCAAGGAACTGCACGAACAAGGGCGCAGCTTGACCGAGGCGGCGATCGAAGCCTGCCGCATGCGCTTGCGCCCCATCATCATGACCTCGCTGGCGTTCGGCCTCGGCGTGGTGCCGCTGGCCATTTCCAGCGGCGCCGGCTCAGGCAGCCAGCACGCCATCGGTACCGGGGTGATCGGCGGCATGACCACCGCAACCATTCTGGCGATTTTCTGGGTTCCCCTGTTCTTCGTCAGCGTCTCTTCGCTGTTCCAGCGCAAGACGCGCACAACACTCGTCGAGGAGGCGGCCCAATGA
- a CDS encoding TIGR04282 family arsenosugar biosynthesis glycosyltransferase, producing the protein MTDRPTPEIAPTAACLVLLCKRPALGHSKQRLAAQLGLKQTFKIAQHLLDCALEDLQHWPGPKALAPDHPQHVAWGKSLCPLALCLAQHQGNLGQRLNDLDRRLRTQGQQRLLFIGSDCPALLPSDYQTVCELLDAHDTVLLKARDGGVVLMASNRPWPDLRDLPWSTEHLAQALAYKCQAAGHSLVQTGDYFDIDHQEDLQLLARALEPDTRSARLRLRDAVHDLGIPAHA; encoded by the coding sequence TTGACTGACCGCCCTACCCCCGAAATCGCGCCTACCGCAGCCTGTTTGGTCCTGCTGTGCAAGCGCCCAGCGCTCGGTCATTCCAAGCAACGCCTGGCAGCGCAGCTGGGGCTGAAGCAGACGTTCAAGATCGCCCAGCACCTGCTCGACTGCGCCCTGGAGGATCTCCAGCACTGGCCAGGGCCCAAGGCACTGGCGCCGGATCACCCCCAGCACGTGGCCTGGGGGAAGTCCCTATGCCCCCTGGCCCTATGCCTGGCGCAGCACCAAGGCAACCTCGGTCAACGCCTCAACGACCTGGACCGCAGGTTGCGCACGCAGGGCCAGCAGCGCCTGCTGTTCATCGGCAGTGATTGCCCGGCCCTGCTGCCGAGTGACTACCAAACGGTGTGCGAACTACTCGACGCCCATGACACGGTACTGCTCAAGGCACGCGATGGCGGAGTCGTGTTGATGGCCTCGAACCGCCCATGGCCAGACCTGCGCGACCTGCCCTGGAGCACTGAGCACCTGGCCCAGGCGCTGGCCTACAAGTGCCAGGCTGCCGGGCATTCACTGGTACAGACCGGCGACTACTTCGACATCGATCACCAGGAAGACCTGCAGCTGCTGGCCCGCGCCCTCGAACCGGACACGCGCTCCGCACGACTGCGTTTGCGCGATGCCGTGCACGACCTCGGAATACCGGCGCATGCCTGA
- a CDS encoding TetR/AcrR family transcriptional regulator — MQLFWGKGYEATSLQDLLEATRLSKSSLYESFGNKQSLFEAAFSRYVESRTRYLLERLELAESPLVFIHECLLSVLDDADRATPRGCMLVNVTNEFSTSDPAVQRLIALATRRFRGVFEQAFQQAQDAGLVSATQPPAARALYMHCVMSGLRTQTKAGMEQKELLTVIELVMANLG; from the coding sequence ATGCAGCTTTTCTGGGGCAAGGGCTATGAGGCCACCAGCCTGCAGGATCTGCTTGAGGCGACGAGACTGTCCAAGAGCAGCCTGTATGAAAGCTTCGGCAACAAGCAGAGCCTGTTCGAAGCCGCCTTCAGTCGGTATGTCGAGAGCCGCACTCGCTACCTGCTGGAGCGCCTGGAGCTGGCCGAGTCGCCGCTCGTGTTCATTCATGAATGCCTGCTATCGGTGCTCGACGACGCCGATCGAGCCACGCCGCGCGGCTGCATGCTGGTCAACGTGACCAATGAATTTTCCACCAGCGACCCGGCGGTGCAGCGCCTGATTGCCCTCGCCACCCGGCGTTTTCGTGGGGTGTTCGAGCAGGCTTTCCAGCAGGCGCAAGATGCAGGCCTGGTGTCGGCCACTCAACCGCCTGCTGCCCGCGCGCTGTACATGCACTGTGTGATGAGCGGCCTGCGCACCCAGACCAAGGCCGGCATGGAGCAGAAAGAATTGCTTACAGTTATCGAACTGGTCATGGCGAACCTGGGCTAA